agttatggggaaaggctggcccagttgggattggttacactggggggggggggcagttaagggggggtcactatatataaatatataagggggggcagtaatgaaatagagaaagtacagggaagagcgactaagctgataaagggaatgggctcagttatggggaaaggctggcccagttgggattggttacactggggggggggggcagttaagggggggggtcactatatataaatatataagggggggcagtaatgaaatagagaaagtacagggaagagcgactaagctgataaagggaatgggctcagttatggggaaagggtggcccagttgggattggttacactgggggggggggcagttaagggggggtcactatatataaatatataagggggggcagtaatgaaggGGAAGGGGCACAGATTGGATAAAAGGGAATTTTATTATAACAACGAATAAGAATAAACAAGAGGCGCCACACACGCCGCACACAAACCATTACCTGCCCCCCCAGTCAGTGAGCTCAGAGCAATGTGACCCCAAATCtccaagtgccccccccccccaaacaagcCAGTGCCCCCCACATGAGCAGCCGGGGGGCAGTTGGGGCCCCTCCATGTGGATCTGTGTTGCTTCGGATGCGTCGGGTCCAACTGGCTCTGCTTGTGGCCTCAATGGGGCAGTAAGGGGTCCGGAAGGCGATTGGGGCAGTAAGGGGTCCGGAAGGCGATTGGGCCAGAAACCATTTCCCCCCCAGGGGCATCAGTCAGTGCAGGGAATGAGTGGCCCCAGGAGATATATTGGGGGGCCCAGAGTTCCCCCTGCCCAATCCTGCAGCACCTAAACAGAgagaagagggagagagaaatGTAATTCCAGTGACCCCCAATGGCCAACAGAACCCCCCAACCCAGACCCAGTTGTACTGAAACCAATTAGCGCTGGTTCCAGGGAGGACCCCCCGGAGCCCTGATCCAATCACCTACCAGATAACAGATACTGAGCCAATATTTATGGGCCCCTCAGTTCCAGCTTGGGGCCCCCGTCCCAGTGTAGGGGCTACAGTGCAATACATCTCcgggccactagatggcaccacCCACCCATAGGGCTCAGTTACTTACACAAGTGTATGGAGCGTTAGTTCTGCGATACAGAGGCCTATAGGGGCCAAACAATTTGAGGCAAGGGATTGTGGGTGCCCCAGTAGAGGGCAAAGGGGGTACTTACCTGGGTCAGCAGCTGAGCGCCGGGCACATCTGGGCATTAATGAGGGAAATCCACTGCTGCTTCTCTGCTCTACAAACCAAACGCACAAAAGGCTTAATAGGGACAGGCCCTTCTTCCACGGAGGATTGTGGGTAAGAAAAGGCAGGGAGGGAACTGATTGGATGAACAGATTCCATATGCAGCCACTCCCCCCATATACCCAGACACACCCCATTTATATATTCCAATGACATTGCCCAATCATGGCTGGAATAGATCTGCCCCACCCACTGCCTTATACGCCCCTCCCACAAACTTGTGAGGGGAACTATGGGTGCAGCTGCTTTAGGGGGGTTCCTCAGCCCTACCAGAAGGGGGCACTCACTCGCTGCTGCTCTTCAGGATACACTCGCAGTTAACCCCTGCATGGTTGGGCCGCAGTCTCAGCAGGAAGGTGAAATCCGGCAGCCCCAGCTGTTTGGCACGGAAATTGTCGGCTTTAACTTGCCCCCTGCTGGTATAGTCCTCCACCAGGTAGCGCCCGTACCTGCGGGGcatgaaacattggggtaacagtcaccccgctatagttccaggggtacccagggcacaaataagcactcaccccaaatccccccctaactggccttcaggctgggcccccttagcccataacaaggttacagatatatagaaacattggggtaacagtcaccccactatagttccaggggtacccagggcacaaatactcaccccaaatccccccctaactggccttcaggctgggcccccttagcccataacaaggttacagatatatagaaacattggggtaacagtcaccccactatagttccaggggtacccagggcacaaatactcaccccaaatccccccctaactggccttcaggctgggcccccttagcccataacaaggttacagatatatagaaacattggggtaacagtcaccccgctatagttccaggggtacccagggcacaaataagcactcaccccaaatcccccccctaactggccttcaggctgggcccccttagcccataacaaggttacagatatatagaaacattggggtaacagtcaccccgctatagttccaggggtacccagggcacaaatacccactcaccccaaatccccccctaactggccttcaggctgggcccccttagcccataacaaggttacagatatatagaaacattggggtaacagtcaccccgctatagttccaggggtacccagggcattaGCCCATAACTAGCCTGGGTGGCTAATTCTATCCCATCCTGACTGATCCCCAAGGGATGTTCCCCCCAAAACGGGATTTGCCCCCCAAGAGACTCACTCGGTTCTGCTCATCATCAGGAGGTCACTAAACAGGTGCAGATAGACGGGTTTGGAGGTGAGTCGGTGCCGGTGCCCGGGTAGCGCCTCCTGGAAGGATATCTGTAGGAGTTCTCCGTGTTTAAGAAGGACCCGCCCTCTGGAAATAAGGGGAAAGAACTGGGACAAACGGGGCAGAATTAGAAATAGGAACAAGAGAATGAGAAACATCTTCCTGGGGCATCAGGTCTCTTGCCTCTTATCTGGTACATTGGGTGGAACAAGATGGTGCCGTGAGGGTACTTATCTGGGACATTGGGTGGAACAAGATGGTGCCGTGAGGGTACTTATCTGGGACATTCGGTGGAACAAGATGGTGCCGTGAGGGTACTTATCTGGGACAttgggtggaacaagatggagcCGTGAGGGTACTTATCTGGGACAttgggtggaacaagatggagcCGTGAGGGTACTTATCTGGGACAttgggtggaacaagatggagcCGTGAGGGTACTTATCTGGGACATTGGGTGGAACAAGATGGTGCCGTGAGGGTACTTATCTGGGACATTGGGTGGAACAAGATGGTGCCGTGAGGGTACTTATCTGGGACATTGGGTGGAACAAGATGGTGCCGTGAGGGTACTTATCTGGGACATTGGGTGGAACAAGATGGCGCCGTGAGGGTACTTATCTGGGACATTGGGTGGAACAAGATGGCGCCGTGAGGGTACTTATCTGGGACAttgggtggaacaagatggaggagatgggggtacttatctgggacattggggtggaacaagatggaggagatgggggtacttatctgggacattgggtggaacaagatggaggagatgggggtacttatctgggacattgggtggaacaagatggaggagaTGGGGGTACTTATCTGGGACATTGGGTGGAACAAGATGGCGCCGTGAGGGTACTTATCTGGGACAttgggtggaacaagatggaggagaTGGAGGAGATGGGGGTAGTTATCTGGGACAttgggtggaacaagatggaggagaTGGGGGTACTTATCTGGGACATTGGGTGGAACAAGATGGCGCCGTGAGGGTACTTATCTGGGACAttgggtggaacaagatggaggagaTGGGGGTACTTATCTGGGACATTGGGTGGAACAAGATGGCGCCGTGAGGGTACTTATCTGGGACAttgggtggaacaagatggaggagatgggggtacttatctgggacattggggggtacttatctgggacattggggggtacttatctgggacattggggggtacttatctgggacattgggtggaacaagatggaggagatgggggtacttatctgggacattgggtggaacaagatggaggagatggaggtacttatctgggacattgggtggaacaagatggaggagatgggggtacttatctgggacattgggtggaacaagatggaggagaTGGGGGTACTTATCTGGGACATTGGGTGGAACAAGATGGCGCCGTGAGGGTACTTATCTGGGACATTGGGTGGAACAAGATGGCGCCGTGAGGGTACTTATCTGGGACATTGGGTGGAACAAGATGGCGCCGTGAGGGTACTTATCTGGGACATTGGGTGGAACAAGATGGCGCCGTGAGGGTACTTATCTGGGACATTGGGTTGGAACAAGATGCGCCGTGAGGGTACTTATCTGGGACATTGGGGAAATGGCCGTGGGTACTTCTGACATTGGGGACCAAGATGGCGCCGTGAGGGTACTTATCTGGGACAttgggtggaacaagatggagcCGTGAGGGTACTTATCTGGGACATTGGGTGGAACAAGATGGCACCGTGAGGGTACTTATCTGGGACAttgggtggaacaagatggaggagatgggggtacttatctgggacattgggtggaacaagatggaggagatgggggtacttatctgggacattgggtggaacaagatggaggagatgggggtacttatttgggacattgggtggaacaagatggaggagatgggtggaacaagatggaggagatgggggtacttatttgggacattgggtggaacaagatggaggagatggaggagatggaggagatgggggtacttatttgggacattgggtggaacaagatggaggagatgggggtacttatctgggacattgggtggaacaagatggaggagatgggggtacttatctgggacattgggtggaacaagatggaggagatgggtggaacaagatggaggagatgggtggaacaagatggaggagatgggtggaacaagatggaggagatgggtggaacaagatggaggagatgggtggaacaagatggaggagatgggtggaacaagatggaggagatgggtggaacaagatggaggagatgggtggaacaagatggaggagaTGGGGGTACTTATCTGGGACATTGGGTGGAACAAGATGGCACTGTGAGGGTACTTATCTGGGACATTGGGTGGAACAAGATGGCGCCATGAGGGTACTTATCTGGGACATTGGGTGGAACAAGATGGCGCAGTGAGGGTACTTATCTGGGACATTGGGTGGAACAAGATGGCGCCGTGAGGGTACTTATCTGGGACAttgggtggaacaagatggaggagatgggtggaacaagatggaggagatgggtggaacaagatggaggagatgggtggaacaagatggaggagatgggtggaacaagatggaggagatgggtggaacaagatggaggagatgggtggaacaagatggaggagatgggggaacagggagggggCACCTTGGTACTGTGGAACTCCACTTGCTTCTCCAGAAGAACCAAGTCTTCGATCTCCTTCATGCGCTTGACGCCCTCGTTACAGGCCGATACGATCTGATTGGACAGGAAAAGATTTTGTATGATGGAACTACATCTCCCCACCTACCCAACCAACCAGCTGCTGCCTCCCAGCTGAAGGGCCACAGAGGGTAAAATACAGATAAGTTTCTCTAGTAGTGACGGGGGGGCACAAGCCATTATCCCAGTTATCCTGGCCAACCCCCAGGTCAGAGCCACTGGCCACCAATCACCTGCCCAACGGCCACCAGAGACTTCCTCGCAGAATCAGCCAATTCCTGGTCATCTTGTGCCAACTTTAGAATATTCTGTGTGAGGAAAATCAGCAGTCAGTGGCCATTCTTgttcctgcccctcccactgcccctCCTACTATTCTGggtcctgcccctcccactgccctcccCCTATTCTGggtcctgcccctcccactattctgggtcctgcccctcccactattctgggtcctgcccctcccactgccctcccCCTATTCTGgatcctgcccctcccactattctggatcctgcccctcccactattctgggtcctgcccctcccactgccctcccCCTATTCTgggtcctgcccctccccctattctgggtcctgcccctccccctattctgggtcctgcccctccccctattctgggtcctgcccctccccctattctgggtcctgcccctccccctattctGGATCCTGACCCTCCCACTATTCTGggtcctgcccctcccactattctgggtcctgcccctcccactattctggatcctgcccctcccactattctgggtcctgcccctccccctattctGGATCCTGACCCTCCCACTATTCTGGGTCCTGACCCTCCCACTATTCTGggtcctgcccctcccactattctggatcctgcccctcccactattctgggtcctgcccctcccactattctgggtcctgcccctcccactattctgGGTCCTACCCCTCCCACTATTCTGggtcctgcccctcccactattctggatcctgcccctccccctattctggatcctgcccctccccctattctggatcctgcccctccccctattctgggtcctgcccctcccactattctgggtcctgcccctcccactattctgggtcctgcccctcccactattctgggtcctgcccctccccctattctgggtcctgcccctcccactattctgggtcctgcccctccccctattctgggtcctgcccctcccactattctgGGTCCTACCCCAAGGGAACACTTACCTCCAGCAGGATCTTCAGGCGGGTTATCCTTTGGAAGGGGAGGATCAGGAAAGACTTGAGACTTTGCCTCTTGCACTCAGACTTCTCCTCCAGCTTCTGTAGGACCTGCAGGAACCTCCCATTCTCCTTCCTGTGGCCCCGGGGCACAAGGGCAACTTAATACTCATTTCATGGACCAACCAACCAACCCTGGGCAACTGGAATcatgacaggggccaacccaaaccatgacaggggccaacccacaccatgacaggggccaacccacaccatgacaggggccaacccacaccatgacaggggccaacccacaccatgacaggggccaacccaaaccatgacaggggccaacccaaaccatgacaggggccaacccaaaccatgacaggggccaacccacaccatgacaggggccaacccaaaccatgacaggggccaacccacCAACAGGGCCAACCCaaccatgacaggggccaacccaaaccatgacaggggccaacccacaccatgacaggggccaacccaaaccatgacaggggccaacccaaccatgacaggggccaacccaaaccatgacaggggccaacccaaaccatgacaggggccaacccaaaccatgacaggggccaacccaaaccatgacaggggccaacccacaccatgacaggggccaacccaaaccatgacaggggccaacccacaccatgacaggggccaacccacaccatgacaggggccaacccaaccatgacaggggccaacccaaaccatgacaggggccaacccaaaccatgacaggggccaacccaaaccatgacaggggccaacccaaaccatgacaggggccaacccaaaccatgacaggggccaacccaaaccatgacaggggccaacccaaaccatgacaggggccaacccaaccatgacaggggccaacccaaaccatgacaggggccaacccaaaccatgacaggggccaacccaaaccatgacaggggccaacccaaaccatgacagggccaacccaaaccatgacaggggccaacccaaaccatgacaggggccaacccaaaccatgacaggggccaacccaaaccatgacaggggccaacccaaaccatgacaggggccaacccaaaccatgacaggggccaacccaaaccatgacaggggccaacccaaaccatgacaggggccaacccaaaccatgacaggggccaacccaaaccatgacaggggccaacccaaaccatgacaggggccaacccaaaccatgacagggggccaacccaaaccatgacaggggccaacccaaaccatgacaggggccaacccaaaccatgacaggggccaacccaaaccatgacagggccaacccaaaccatgacaggggccaacccaaaccatgacaggggccaacccaaaccatgacaggggccaacccaaaccatgacaggggccaacccaaaccatgacaggggccaacccaaaccatgacaggggccaacccaaaccatgacaggggccaacccaaaccatgacaggggccaacccaaaccatgacaggggccaacccaaaccatgacagggCAACCAACCAGACAGGCACCAAACCATGACGGGagccaacccaaaccatgacaggggccaacccaaaccatgacaggggccaacccaaaccatgacaggggccaacccaaaccatgacgggagccaacccaaaccatgacgggagccaacccaaaccatgacaggggccaacccaaaccatgacaggagccaacccaaaccatgacaggggccaacccaaaccatgacaggagccaacccaaaccatgacaggggccaacccaaaccatgacgggagccaacccaaaccatgacagggaccaacccaaaccatgacaggggccaacccCTGTATTCAGTACATAACCCCCCCACCCAGGGGCTTTAGATCAGATACCCCAGTAGCCACATTAGGGCAGGATAAGTGTGAGGCTATGGAGCTGCCGTACACCCTGCCCCTTACACCAGTCTCTGCATCAGGTTCTCCTGGTACATCTGGTTGGTCACGTAGGGGATGTAGACCCGGTGGAACTCGGGGCAGTGCAGCAGGATTAGCGCCCCCACGTCCCGCAGGAACATGTCCCTCTCCAGAGCCTCTTCCAGACTTTGCAGGAACCTGATTGGAGCAGGAGAGCAGCTTGTACATTGgggcacagaggggggggggtattaccTCAACCAATAGACACATggaatggggtgggggggaggggctgcAACAGGAacccacacacacagccaatcagatgattgcatATTACTTGGCACTCACCGCTGGCTCACCTCCCTAACTGCCCCCAGGTTGGAGAACAGGGCGTGTCTGTCTGTGGCATCGAGGCACTCGGAGAGTCTCCGGGACTTCTGGAAATGGTCAACGGCCAAAGCCAAACTGCGCTGGTACGAGGCCTCCGACGTCAGCACCTCAAATATGGTCTGTGGGGGCAAATACTGGGTCAgggaccatgggaaagagagcagcccaagtactggggggagattcacttacccagggggaggttcctgcctgaccatgggaaagagagcagcccaggagcaggaagtacagagaatcagagctctgtacctgggtaagtactggggggagattggattcacttacacagggggaggttcctgtctgaccatgggaaagagagcagcccaggagcaggaagtacagagaatcagagctctgtacctgggtaagtactggggggagattggattcacttacccagggggaggttcctgtctgaccatgggaaagagagcagcccaggagcaggaagtacagagaatcagagctctgtacctgggtaagtactgggggggagattggattcacttacccaggggggttcctgcctgaccatgggaaagagagcagcccaggagcaggaagtacagagaatcagagctctgtacctgggtaagtactggggggagattggattcacttacccaggggggggtgttcctgcctgaccatgggaaagagagcagcccaggagcaggaagtacagagaatcagagctctgtacctgggtaagtactggggggagattggattcacttacacagggggaggttcctgtctgaccatgggaaagagagcagcccaggagcaggaagtacagagaatcagagctctgtacctgggtaagtactggggggagattggattcacttatccaggggggggttcctgtctgaccatgggaaagagagcagcccaggagcaggaagtacagagaatcagagctctgtacctgggtaagtactggggggagattggattcacttacccagggggaggttcctgtctgaccatgggaaagagagcagcccaggagcaggaagtacagagaatcagagctctgtacctgggtaagtactggggggagattggattcacttacccaggggggggtgttcctgcctgaccatgggaaagagagcagcccaggagcaggaagtacagagaatcagagctctgtacctgggtaagtactggggggagattggattcacttacccaggggggggtgttcctgcctgaccatgggaaagagagcagcccaggagcaggaagtacagagaatcagagctctgtacctgggtaagtactggggggattggattcacttacccaggggggggggggttcctgtcggaccatgggaaagagagcagcccaggagcaggaagtacagagaatcagagctctgtacctgggtaagtactggggggagattggattcacttacccagggggaggttcctgcctgaccatgggaaagagagcagcccaggagcaggaagtacagagaatcagagctctgtacctgggtaagtactgggggggagattggattcacttacccaggggggggggttcctgtctgaccatgggaaagagagcagcccggATATTTACAGTAGAGGCCATAACTGCCCCTAAGAGATAAGTGGGAGGGGCATTACAATGCTTTGCTGCCCCCAGTACCTCCTGAAGTTGCCTTTGACGGGGGGTCATTTTGTCCACAATCTTCTGTTTCTTCACTTCGGGGAGCTCTTGCCACAGAGAGGAAGGGTTGACTTGGGGGTTCATGGGGAGTGGGGACCCCCCGGCGAGGGATGAGGAGATGAGGCCGGCCAATGACAGGGAGGAATCGAGAGAGAAGGAGCCGTGCCCGTGGGTGGAGCCGTGCCCGTGGGTATAGGCCTTGGCATGGTGCCGCCAGTAATCCTGGTACAGGGGCTCTAGATGGGGATAGAGAAAGTTATGCAGCCGGTGATACTTCCCTGCCCCCCGCTCATCTgtgcccccccagggccccccggtCATCTGTGCCCCCCGGtcatctgtgccccccccagggccccccggtcatctgtgccccccccagggccccccggtcatctgtgccccccccagggcccccccgctcatctgtgccccccccagggccccccgctcatctgtgcccccccagggccccccggtCATCTGTGCCCCTCCCAGGGCCCCCCGGTCATCTGTGCCCCTCCCAGGGCCCCCCGGtcatctgtgccccccccagggcccccggTCATCTGTGCCCCTCCCAGGGCCCCCCGGTCATCTGTGCCCCTCCAGGGCCCCCCGCtcatctgtgccccccccagggccccccgctCATCTGTGCCCCCCGGtcatctgtgccccccccagggccccccggtcatctgtgccccccccagggccccccggtcatctgtgccccccccagggccccccgctcatctgtgccccccccagggccccccgctcatctgtgcccccccagggccccccggtCATCTGTGCCCCTCCCAGGGCCCCCCGGTCATCTGTGCCCCTCCCAGGGCCCCCCGGtcatctgtgccccccccagggccccccggtcatctgtgccccccccagggccccccggtcatctgtgccccccccagggccccccggtcatctgtgccccccccccagggccccccggtCATCTGTGAACCCCGAGTTACTCACGTGTTTGTACAAACTTGGATTCTCTCCTGCGCCGCTTGCTGGGATCCTTGTGCCGGAATCTTCCAAATAACCTGGAATGGAACAAGGCACTTACCCCTCAGCACTTACCCCCCGCGGCACTTACCCCTCAGCACTTACCCCCCCGCGGCACTTACCCCTCAGCACTTACTTACCCCACAGCACTTACCCCTCAGCACTTACCCCCCCCGCGGCACTTACCCCTCAGCACTTACCCCCCCGCGGCACTTACCCCTCAGCACTTACCCCCCCGCGGCACTTACCCCTCAGCACTTACTTACCCCACAGCACTTACCCCTCAGCACTTACCCCCCCCGCGGCACTTACTTACCCCCCCCGCGGCACTTACCCCTCAGCACTTACTTACCCCACAGCACTTACCCCTCAGCACTTACCCCCCAGCACTTACCCCCCCCGCGGCACTTACTTACCCCCCCCGCGGCACTTACCCCTCAGCACTTAGCCCCCCACAGCATTTACTTACCCCCCCCACAGCACTTACCCCCCCCACAGCACTTACTTACCCCACAGCACTTACTTACCCCACAGCACTTACTTACCCCACAGCACTTACTTGCCCCACAGCACTTACCTACCCCCTCAGGACTTACCCCTCAGCACTTACCCCTCACCTTCCTGCCACCACAGACTCCCACCATCCTTATATTATACTAGTGCCCCAGGCCCATCCATTCCagaaactgcaactcccaggatCCCTTGCAGAGCTGAGGTTATGACTGGGTGCTGGGAGATTTGATTTTGCACCATTTAACCCGCACATCTTCTGGTACCGTGggaggagctgggggtactggttgGTACCGTGGGAGGAGCTGGGGGTACAGGCTGGTACCGTGggaggagctgggggtactggttgGTACCGTGGGAGGAGCTGGGGGGTACTGGCTGGTACCGTGggaggagctgggggtactggttgGTACCGTGggaggagctgggggtactggttgGTACCGTGggaggagctgggggtactggttgGTACCGTGggaggagctgggggtactggttgGTACCGTGGGGAAGCTGGGGACTGGCTGGTACCGGGGGGGTACTGGCTGGTACCGTGggaggagctgggggtactggttgGTACCGTGGGAGGAGTGGGGGTACTGGTTGGTACCGTGggaggagctgggggtactggttgGTACCGTGGGAGGAGCTGGGTACTGGTTGGTACCGTGggaggagctgggggtactggtgGTGTACCGTggaggagctgggggtactggttgGTACCGTGGGAGGAGCTGGTACTGTGggaggagctgggggtactggttgGTACCGTGGGAGGAGCTGGGGGTATGGTGGTACCGTGggaggagctgggggtactggttgGTACCGTGGGAGGAGCTGGGGGTACGGTTGGTACCGTGGGAGGAGCTGGGGTACTGGGCTGCTGGGGTACTGGTTAGTACCGTGggaggagctgggggtactggttgGTACCGTGggaggagctgggggtactggttgGTACCGTGggaggagctgggggtactggctggtaccgtgggaggagctgggggtactggctgGTACCGTggaggagctgggggtactggttgGTACCGTGGGAGGAGCTGGGCGGTACTGGGCTGGGTCCTTACCGTGggaggagctgggggtactggctgGTACTGTGggaggagctgggggtactggttgGTACCGTggaggagctgggggtactggttgGTACCGTGGGAGGAGCTGGGTCTGGTTGGTACGTGggaggagctgggggtactggggggggggggaaatgatgTAATTTGCATTGCTGAAACAGGactgaatgagtcacatgactgggcagttaatatcgGGGGCTGGGGCAATATAAAAGGAGGGGGGTCAGTCAGTTACACAGGATCTAAAAGCCAATACTTTATTAATAGTAAATAGTGAGTGGGGCACATTCCCTACTGGGGGTAAG
The sequence above is a segment of the Xenopus tropicalis strain Nigerian chromosome 7, UCB_Xtro_10.0, whole genome shotgun sequence genome. Coding sequences within it:
- the LOC116412407 gene encoding rho guanine nucleotide exchange factor 5-like codes for the protein MQPWAVPVSKQPCSPRPYRYPSSHAALGRTGIQAALGRTGIQAAMQPWAVPVSKQPCSPGRVPVSKQPCSPGPYRYPSSPAALGRTGIQAALQPWAVPVSKQPCSPGPYRYPSSHAALGRTGIQAAMQPWAVPVSKQPCSPGPYRYPSSPAALGRTGIQAAMQPCSPGPYRYPSSPAALGRTGIQAALQPWAVPVSKQPCSPGPYRYPSSPAALGRTGIQAALQPWAVPETFLHHLPPPIEVTVKRCFSCPETTQPLVPLRPIRPLAGLFYSRKSLKRLGGGKWRSYEDVQLQLHTSHVSERREERDPPGAVFFSNPLYQPPESRAPPPDPSAPALGATLTAPPSAPFLCPAPATTPATTPATTPAEKEEPSEPGLFGRFRHKDPSKRRRRESKFVQTQPLYQDYWRHHAKAYTHGHGSTHGHGSFSLDSSLSLAGLISSSLAGGSPLPMNPQVNPSSLWQELPEVKKQKIVDKMTPRQRQLQETIFEVLTSEASYQRSLALAVDHFQKSRRLSECLDATDRHALFSNLGAVREVSQRFLQSLEEALERDMFLRDVGALILLHCPEFHRVYIPYVTNQMYQENLMQRLVKENGRFLQVLQKLEEKSECKRQSLKSFLILPFQRITRLKILLENILKLAQDDQELADSARKSLVAVGQIVSACNEGVKRMKEIEDLVLLEKQVEFHSTKFFPLISRGRVLLKHGELLQISFQEALPGHRHRLTSKPVYLHLFSDLLMMSRTEAEKQQWISLINAQMCPALSC